From the genome of Actinacidiphila yeochonensis CN732, one region includes:
- a CDS encoding L,D-transpeptidase, whose amino-acid sequence MLAVAAVAASACGAGGGSDGKADASPRPGAATSAPPTYLGVYSPERDSTVGTGAIVTVLFTRTITRQADVERGITVTSRPPVPVVGHWFGGRRLDLRPARFWQPGTVVTLHLRLRGVHGTDTAIGSQSKDVSFTIGRDQHSVVNAATHTMTVFRGARVLRVLPVTAGSPQHTTYNGVMVISEKFPVTRMNGNTVGFGGEYDIPDVPHAMRLTASGTFVHGNYWAPHGIFGTQNTSHGCIGLEDRKGGGADTPAGWFYGQSIIGDAVQVVDSPDRVVAPDNGSGGWNLDWAQWTAGSALRTPVGPPR is encoded by the coding sequence GTGCTGGCGGTCGCGGCCGTGGCGGCGTCCGCGTGCGGCGCGGGCGGCGGCTCCGACGGCAAGGCGGACGCGAGCCCGCGTCCCGGCGCGGCCACGTCCGCGCCCCCGACCTACCTCGGCGTCTACTCGCCGGAGCGGGACTCCACAGTGGGGACGGGAGCCATCGTGACCGTCCTGTTCACCCGCACCATCACCCGGCAGGCGGACGTCGAGCGCGGCATCACCGTCACCAGCCGGCCGCCGGTGCCGGTGGTCGGCCACTGGTTCGGCGGGCGCCGGCTCGACCTGCGGCCGGCCCGCTTCTGGCAGCCCGGCACCGTCGTCACCCTCCACCTGCGGCTGCGCGGCGTGCACGGCACGGACACCGCGATCGGCTCGCAGAGCAAGGACGTCTCCTTCACCATCGGCCGCGACCAGCACAGCGTGGTGAACGCCGCCACCCACACCATGACCGTCTTCCGCGGCGCCCGCGTGCTGCGGGTGCTGCCGGTCACCGCGGGCTCCCCGCAGCACACCACGTACAACGGCGTCATGGTCATCTCGGAGAAGTTCCCGGTGACCCGGATGAACGGCAACACCGTGGGGTTCGGCGGCGAGTACGACATCCCGGACGTGCCGCACGCCATGCGGCTGACCGCCTCCGGCACGTTCGTCCACGGCAACTACTGGGCGCCGCACGGCATCTTCGGCACGCAGAACACCAGCCACGGCTGCATCGGCCTGGAGGACCGCAAGGGCGGCGGCGCCGACACCCCCGCCGGGTGGTTCTACGGCCAGTCGATCATCGGCGACGCCGTGCAGGTGGTGGACTCGCCCGACCGCGTCGTCGCCCCGGACAACGGCTCCGGCGGCTGGAACCTCGACTGGGCGCAGTGGACGGCCGGTTCGGCCCTGCGCACCCCGGTGGGGCCGCCGCGGTGA
- a CDS encoding MFS transporter, whose translation MSVPSDLSVPSDPGGERLWSGNFRLYFTARTVAMLGDTMLPVALSAGLLGYGYSAGDVGLVMAASTACFAGLVIFGGVLADRFDARAQMITADLVRVCSQSLAAVLFLTRSVRLWEVVVIAVVNGTAAALFQPGVASTVPRVARDVQGANAVTRTAESTAALLGPAFAGVLIGLTSPGVVFAVHASTYATSATCLVLLRLAPPPTRVSRAASRFRTDLMEGWREFRSRTWMWSVIVVWMFYMVLMWGPFTPLAAGQIISGHGAGAYGLVNSSLGGGTAVGALLALRFRASRPLRAGSFAISATCLMPLSVGLDLPVAAVCGCVFVAGIGSALWGVNWATSVQTHVPGDILNRIHAYEVAGSVAMVPVGQAMAGPAADALGTRHVLLTGAGVSVLTAGVLLAIPAVRNLRRAVPR comes from the coding sequence CTGTCAGTCCCTTCTGACCTGTCAGTCCCGTCCGACCCCGGCGGCGAGCGGCTGTGGTCGGGGAACTTCCGGCTGTACTTCACCGCCCGCACCGTGGCGATGCTGGGCGACACGATGCTGCCGGTGGCGCTCTCCGCCGGCCTGCTGGGTTACGGCTACTCGGCCGGCGACGTCGGCCTGGTGATGGCGGCGTCCACCGCCTGCTTCGCCGGCCTGGTGATCTTCGGCGGGGTGCTGGCCGACCGGTTCGACGCGCGGGCGCAGATGATCACCGCGGACCTGGTCCGGGTCTGCTCCCAGTCGCTCGCCGCCGTCCTCTTCCTCACCCGCAGCGTGCGGCTGTGGGAGGTGGTGGTGATCGCGGTGGTGAACGGCACCGCCGCCGCGCTCTTCCAGCCGGGCGTGGCCAGCACCGTCCCCCGGGTGGCGAGGGACGTCCAGGGCGCCAACGCGGTGACCCGCACCGCGGAGTCGACGGCCGCGCTGCTCGGCCCGGCCTTCGCCGGCGTGCTGATCGGGCTCACCTCCCCCGGCGTGGTCTTCGCCGTGCACGCCTCCACCTACGCGACCAGCGCCACCTGCCTCGTCCTGCTGCGGCTGGCCCCGCCGCCGACCCGGGTGTCGCGGGCCGCCAGCAGGTTCCGCACCGATCTCATGGAGGGCTGGCGGGAGTTCCGGTCCCGTACCTGGATGTGGTCGGTGATCGTGGTGTGGATGTTCTACATGGTCCTGATGTGGGGACCGTTCACCCCGCTGGCCGCGGGGCAGATCATCTCCGGCCACGGCGCCGGCGCCTACGGCCTGGTCAACTCCTCGCTCGGCGGCGGCACCGCGGTGGGGGCGCTGCTCGCGCTGCGCTTCCGCGCCTCCCGTCCGCTGCGCGCGGGGTCCTTCGCGATCTCCGCCACCTGCCTGATGCCGCTGTCGGTGGGGTTGGACCTGCCCGTCGCGGCCGTCTGCGGCTGCGTCTTCGTCGCGGGCATCGGCTCGGCGCTGTGGGGCGTCAACTGGGCGACGTCGGTGCAGACGCACGTCCCGGGGGACATCCTCAACCGCATCCACGCCTACGAGGTGGCCGGTTCGGTGGCCATGGTGCCGGTGGGCCAGGCGATGGCCGGCCCGGCCGCGGACGCGCTCGGCACCCGCCACGTGCTGCTCACCGGTGCCGGCGTGTCCGTCCTGACGGCCGGTGTGCTGCTGGCGATACCGGCGGTCCGGAACCTGCGCCGCGCCGTACCGCGCTGA